The following DNA comes from Spirulina major PCC 6313.
AGCCACCCACGGCACGTTCCGCAGCGAAGAAAAACCCGATGTCACCATCACCCCCGTGCCCCGCTACGACCTCCTCGACCTCAGCGCCTACTCAGAAATGTCGGTGCAGTTCTCACGGGGATGCCCCTTTCAATGCGAATTTTGCGACATCATCGTGCTCTACGGTCGCAAACCCCGCACGAAAAACCCTGAGCAACTCCTGGCAGAACTGCAATATCTCTATGACTTGGGCTGGCGGCGGAGTATTTTCCTCGTTGATGACAACTTCATCGGCAACAAGCGCAACGTCAAGTTGCTGCTGAAGGCGATGATTCCTTGGATGCAAGAGCGGGGCTATCCCTTCACGGTGAACACAGAAGCCTCGGTGGACTTGGCCCAAGACCAGGAGTTAATGGATTCGATGGTGCAGGCTGGGTTTAGTGCGGTGTTCCTCGGCATTGAAACCCCCGACGAGGGCAGCCTCGAAGTCACCCGCAAATTCCAAAATACCCGTGACCCCCTCAGTGAATCGGTGCAAAACATTGTTCGCTCCGGGTTACGGGTGATGGCGGGATTCATTGTCGGGTTTGACGGCGAAAAGTCTGGCGCGGGGCAACGGATTGTGGAGTTTGTGGAAAAAACCACGATTCCCACGGCGTTTTTCAGTATGTTGCAGGCGCTCCCCAATACGGCCCTGTGGCATCGCTTAGAAAAAGAAGAGCGGCTCCTCGTTGGGGATACGGACAAGATGGGCAACCAAACCCAGTTAATGAACTTTATCCCGACCCGACCCATTGAAGAGATCGCCCAGGAATATATCAACGGCTTTTGGCAACTGTATGATCCGCTGAAATTCATGGAGCGGGCCTATGAGCATGTGTGTATTTTGGAAGCTGCGCCGAATCGATATCAGCGGCGTGTTTTTCAGCGGAATTTTAAGCGCACGGGCAGCGATCGCCAACCCTTAGATCTCTCCGTATTGCGAGCATTACTGATCATCTGTTGGCGGCAGGGGGTGATCCGCCAAACCCGTGTCCAGTTCTGGATTTACCTCGCCAAACTGCTCAAAAACTATCCCCTCGGTGTGGCCAGTTTCCTCGGTATCTGCGCTCAAATCGAACATTTCTTAGAGTACAGAAGTATTGTCAAGAGCCAGATCGAGGCCCAGTTGGCTCTGTTCCTCGCACAAAAAGCGCGTCATGATGCCCAACAGACCCAAGTAGCGGCCTAGGGCTGCTCCCAGGGGGACGGTGTCGGGATCGCTCGATCCGGATCAGTCGTTGCATCGACGGGAGGGGTTGCGATCGCAACCCCTCCCCCGTCCCCCCCCAAATGCCAATGCTAAAATAACCGCAATATGCGAATTGTGACCACTCCTAACGTTGATTTGTCACCTGCGGTGGTGAGTCTCGTTTCCTAGCCACAGAACATTATGGAAGGATCATTTACCTTAACCCTCCAAATTGTGATCGCAGTGCTCGCAGGCATTAGCGCACAAGTTTTAGGGGAAATCCTCAAAATTCCCAGCATTGTTTTTTTGCTGCTGCTGGGTATCCTTCTCGGTTCCGATGGTATCAACGTCCTGCATCCCCACGAACTCGGTGTCGGCCTTGAAGTCCTCGTTGCCCTCGCCGTAGCGATCATCCTCTTTGAAGGCGGCCTCAACCTCGAACTGCGGGCCCTCGGACGGGTCTCCGGCAGTCTCCGCAACCTCGTCACCATCGGCACGCTGATCACCCTCCTCGGCGGGGGGATGGCCGCCCATTGGCTCAGTGAATTTCCCTGGTCAATCGCCTTTCTCTACGCCGCCCTCGTTGTCGTCACTGGCCCCACGGTCATCGGCCCCCTCCTCAAACAAGTGGCCGTCGATCGCCGCGTTGCCACCCTCCTCGAAGGCGAAGGGGTGCTCATTGACCCTGTCGGCGCGATTCTCGCCGTCGTCGTCCTCGACACCATCCTCAACAGTGATGCCCTCCCCTCCGCCATCTTCACCAGTCTG
Coding sequences within:
- a CDS encoding B12-binding domain-containing radical SAM protein, which gives rise to MNVLLIYPLFPKTFWSFEKTLDLVGRKAMLPPLGLVTVAAILPQTWEFRLCDRNVSEIADQDWQWADLVILSGMIVQKEDFIAQIRAAKQRGKLVAVGGPYPSSLPQELEEAGADFLVLDEGELTLPMFVEAIEAGATHGTFRSEEKPDVTITPVPRYDLLDLSAYSEMSVQFSRGCPFQCEFCDIIVLYGRKPRTKNPEQLLAELQYLYDLGWRRSIFLVDDNFIGNKRNVKLLLKAMIPWMQERGYPFTVNTEASVDLAQDQELMDSMVQAGFSAVFLGIETPDEGSLEVTRKFQNTRDPLSESVQNIVRSGLRVMAGFIVGFDGEKSGAGQRIVEFVEKTTIPTAFFSMLQALPNTALWHRLEKEERLLVGDTDKMGNQTQLMNFIPTRPIEEIAQEYINGFWQLYDPLKFMERAYEHVCILEAAPNRYQRRVFQRNFKRTGSDRQPLDLSVLRALLIICWRQGVIRQTRVQFWIYLAKLLKNYPLGVASFLGICAQIEHFLEYRSIVKSQIEAQLALFLAQKARHDAQQTQVAA